The DNA window CAGGAGCATTGTCCTGATATCACTGGTCCCGGAAGCCATTGCTGCTTCCATCCGCTTGAAAACTTCATCATATTTCGTATTGACCGAACGTTCGACCGTCCTTTGTTCTCCCAGACGGGCAAGGAAGTATTCGCTCAACTGTTTGTTCTCATCCGACGCATTCGGCGTTATGATCATCGGATCGAACACAAGCACCGATGCAAGTGCGGCGAACACGGCAGTACTTACGATTACCGCAACGATGGCGGCAAGTGATGCAGCGTATATTTTTTTCATATGCATCGCCTAATGCAGCCGATCCAGCCATGTGCGAACGATATTCCTGTCCGGCGCATTGGGAGAAACCGCGAGATACTTTTTGTAATACGTTTCAGCAAATACTTTATTCGGTTTATATTTCACGTAGAACGTTCCGATGTTCCGCAGCAAGAGGGGATGCATGGGGGAGATCAATTCCGCCTTTTTATATGCAGCCTCGGCCTTTCCCATATCCCTTTTCGCGACATATGCCGTGGCGAGGTTCATGAAATAGGTATCGTTGTTTGCGACAAGCTTTACCGCCGCTTCAAAAGATGAAACGGCGTCATCAAATCTCTTCAACCCGTAACAATAGACGCCATACCAGAACTGACAGGGCGCGAAGTCCGGCTTCATTGAAACGCAGAGGCGATAATTCTCTTCCGCCGATCTCATATCGCCGCGATTATACGCATATCGTCCGAACACATAATAGCATTCCGCCTCGTGTTTCTTTGCATACGCCAGCTGCGCGTTTTGATCCGCCTGTTCATAGCGCCCCTGTGCGAGCGCGAGCAATGCAAGATCAAGATACCGCCGAACCGGATCGGCATTGAGTTCGATCTCTCGCTGTATCGGCAGAACGGATATCGTTCCCGGATCGCGGGTAAACTCGAGCGCCGCAATACCCTTAACGCTTTCGCGCGGCCG is part of the Spirochaetota bacterium genome and encodes:
- a CDS encoding tetratricopeptide repeat protein produces the protein MRNAVITAIFLLALISAGFCDENNPFVKEVRRRITTATGKDALDYISKNLWTQTLGITETEWYYHRGVANLVAYRQTNPPRTVSSFIQQAEKDLVIAKEYRGDDPSSYRIRARMYLSAIYALELGRPQDADAYIQEVERSIGDTHEYYLTVAFWRLYLGNVTADEEERYREAITHAGANATVLDYRVTMFVNAKKIFAEIRPRESVKGIAALEFTRDPGTISVLPIQREIELNADPVRRYLDLALLALAQGRYEQADQNAQLAYAKKHEAECYYVFGRYAYNRGDMRSAEENYRLCVSMKPDFAPCQFWYGVYCYGLKRFDDAVSSFEAAVKLVANNDTYFMNLATAYVAKRDMGKAEAAYKKAELISPMHPLLLRNIGTFYVKYKPNKVFAETYYKKYLAVSPNAPDRNIVRTWLDRLH